Proteins encoded together in one Mycobacterium sp. MS1601 window:
- a CDS encoding YbhB/YbcL family Raf kinase inhibitor-like protein, with amino-acid sequence MAFPYNPYEFLPKLPGFTLTSESFVDGAVWGKAQVSGLMGAGGEDESPQLSWSGFPEETRSFAVTVYDPDAPTVSGFWHWAVANLPGTVTDLPAGVGDGSSLPGDAITLRNDAGLHRFVGAAPPAGHGPHRYIVAVHALQVEKLDLTEDASPAYLGFNLFGNAIARALIHGTYEQN; translated from the coding sequence ATGGCATTTCCGTACAACCCGTATGAGTTCCTGCCGAAGCTGCCCGGCTTCACTCTCACCTCCGAGTCGTTCGTCGACGGTGCGGTGTGGGGCAAAGCTCAGGTAAGCGGCTTGATGGGCGCGGGCGGTGAAGACGAATCACCGCAGCTGAGCTGGTCCGGTTTCCCAGAGGAGACCCGCAGCTTCGCCGTCACCGTCTACGACCCCGACGCGCCCACGGTGTCCGGCTTCTGGCACTGGGCGGTGGCCAACCTGCCCGGCACGGTCACCGACCTGCCCGCTGGGGTGGGTGACGGCAGCTCGCTGCCGGGAGACGCCATCACCTTGCGCAACGACGCCGGACTGCACCGCTTCGTCGGTGCCGCCCCGCCCGCGGGCCACGGCCCGCACCGCTACATCGTGGCCGTGCATGCTCTGCAGGTCGAAAAGCTCGACCTCACCGAGGACGCGTCACCGGCATACCTGGGCTTCAATCTTTTCGGAAACGCGATCGCCCGTGCGCTGATCCACGGGACCTACGAGCAGAACTGA
- a CDS encoding GntR family transcriptional regulator has product MLAVAHAHEALRRLADELAGRGEARMPAERVLAERLGTSRTTVRKALELLEQQGTINRVKGRAGGAYLTAVSARDAAPQASQPYCGSRGVLRSLNTVKGIPEILAEQGFRDGTTVIRSGMVTPDPHVAQSLRLSDGQSVVSALRLRHADGETLSLEQMYLRPELAAVLRTEMTSSMYRTLWNRLGVRISVVDESIEIVSLSAVEGALLGQPAGTPALQLERVGYDQNGRPTEYSVDLFRADRTRLQVRSESKLSDGMRVTPGGRSQFCS; this is encoded by the coding sequence ATGCTTGCTGTTGCGCACGCTCACGAAGCGCTGCGACGGCTGGCCGACGAGCTGGCCGGTCGCGGTGAGGCACGCATGCCTGCCGAGCGGGTACTGGCCGAGCGGCTCGGCACGTCGAGGACCACGGTGCGCAAGGCCCTCGAGCTGCTGGAGCAGCAGGGCACCATCAACCGGGTGAAGGGAAGGGCGGGGGGCGCCTATCTGACCGCGGTCAGTGCCCGCGACGCCGCGCCACAGGCCTCGCAGCCCTATTGCGGTAGCCGCGGTGTGCTGCGCAGCCTCAACACGGTCAAAGGAATCCCGGAGATCCTGGCCGAACAGGGTTTTCGGGACGGCACCACGGTGATCCGCTCCGGCATGGTGACGCCGGATCCCCATGTGGCGCAATCATTGCGGCTCTCGGACGGGCAGTCCGTGGTCTCGGCGCTGCGGCTTCGGCACGCCGACGGCGAGACGCTGTCGCTGGAGCAGATGTATCTGCGACCCGAGTTGGCGGCGGTGCTGCGCACCGAAATGACCTCGTCGATGTACCGCACCCTGTGGAACCGGCTGGGCGTGCGGATCTCGGTGGTCGACGAGTCCATCGAGATCGTGTCGTTGTCGGCGGTCGAGGGAGCACTGCTGGGCCAGCCCGCCGGAACCCCGGCGTTGCAGTTGGAGCGAGTGGGTTATGACCAGAACGGCAGACCCACCGAATACTCCGTGGATCTGTTCCGGGCCGACCGCACCCGGTTACAGGTGCGGTCGGAGTCCAAACTGTCCGACGGGATGAGGGTGACGCCCGGCGGCCGGTCTCAGTTCTGCTCGTAG
- a CDS encoding inositol monophosphatase family protein gives MTERDRRIELGFSMAARAGEISRRYFEAQDLDVDVKADGSPVTEADREIEMFLRQAVEAEFADDSFTGEEFPETRGTSGYRWIVDPIDGTKSFVRGVPLYTNLIALQEGEEIVFGVINLPSAGILVHAEKGKGCWRNGTRVSVSDRPSLDGAYVMATWLEDWDPSVISDLHSQNVVLRTWGDAFGYAMVACGHADAVVDYTAHAFDLAPMPVILAEAGGRFTSLDGREVFDAGNGIASNGRIHHQLLPWVSSAFDQEGVSA, from the coding sequence GTGACAGAACGCGACCGCCGCATCGAGCTCGGCTTCTCGATGGCGGCCAGGGCCGGTGAGATCTCCCGGCGCTACTTCGAGGCGCAGGACCTCGACGTGGACGTCAAGGCCGACGGGTCCCCGGTCACCGAGGCGGACCGCGAGATCGAGATGTTCTTGCGCCAGGCTGTGGAGGCTGAATTCGCCGACGACTCCTTCACCGGTGAGGAGTTCCCCGAAACCCGCGGTACCAGCGGATACCGCTGGATCGTCGACCCCATCGACGGCACCAAATCGTTTGTCCGCGGAGTCCCGCTGTACACCAACCTGATCGCGCTGCAGGAAGGTGAGGAGATCGTCTTCGGCGTGATCAACCTGCCCAGCGCCGGGATCCTCGTTCACGCGGAGAAGGGCAAGGGCTGCTGGCGCAACGGCACCCGCGTGTCGGTGTCCGACCGGCCCAGCCTCGACGGTGCCTACGTGATGGCCACCTGGCTGGAGGACTGGGATCCCTCGGTGATCTCCGATCTGCACAGCCAGAACGTGGTGCTGCGCACATGGGGTGACGCGTTCGGCTACGCGATGGTGGCCTGCGGCCACGCGGACGCCGTGGTGGACTACACCGCACACGCTTTCGACCTGGCGCCCATGCCGGTGATCCTGGCAGAGGCCGGCGGCCGGTTCACCAGTCTGGACGGGCGTGAGGTATTCGACGCGGGCAACGGTATTGCCAGCAACGGACGTATCCATCATCAGCTGTTGCCATGGGTGTCATCGGCGTTCGATCAGGAAGGGGTTTCTGCATGA
- a CDS encoding sodium:solute symporter family protein, translated as MWIMLSMLAVFYAIVVAILYVTQQKTAPTFDEYAVGGRAYGPWYVAMSYVNSWWPGSTFIAFFGLAAGAGVFGLYGLAYSTLGVAMMYFMATRAWRWGKKYDLRSQPDLLGKRFNSSAVRVISSVIGIVSLFPWVVLGMQALGSVFELASDGAWSVTTCLIVGLAVIIIRQYWTVRMGMRGLIMTDAFQGTVAYVFAAIVCLVLLSGAAGGPISFAVLGDVADEFLTLPGDGGSYGPLYIFALIFTGVIGSLCWPTSFQRIYTASSVRSVKSGTLCTVLISGVFYTLLMLVGIAATVMPDVLDAPQMGWFTIMSDYGGTWLLGLGITIVFAASMGHIDGSVQVCGLQIANDLVNTEKRPLSDKQLTLVAKSSMMGFMALAGVVAFFTFNMDRLQLLAQISYQGIVQLAVPLFFGIFWKGGNKQGAVAGMVAGFLVAMVLTWIYPDDIRALGSLTGGIVGIVVNLVVFLAAAWLIKSDDEEKARVAAMFDVARTSVKGAPAAATPLVQGTP; from the coding sequence ATGTGGATCATGCTCAGCATGCTGGCGGTGTTCTATGCCATCGTGGTCGCCATTCTCTATGTGACACAACAGAAGACAGCGCCCACCTTCGACGAATACGCCGTCGGTGGGCGCGCCTACGGCCCCTGGTACGTGGCGATGAGCTACGTCAACTCCTGGTGGCCGGGTTCGACGTTCATCGCCTTCTTCGGCCTGGCGGCGGGCGCGGGCGTCTTCGGCCTCTACGGGTTGGCCTACTCCACACTGGGTGTGGCGATGATGTACTTCATGGCCACCCGCGCTTGGCGGTGGGGCAAGAAGTACGACCTGCGTTCCCAGCCGGACCTGCTGGGTAAGCGGTTCAATTCGTCTGCGGTGCGCGTGATCTCCAGCGTCATCGGCATCGTGTCGCTGTTCCCCTGGGTGGTGCTGGGCATGCAGGCGCTTGGCTCGGTCTTCGAACTGGCCAGCGACGGCGCATGGTCGGTGACCACCTGCCTGATCGTCGGCCTGGCCGTGATCATCATCCGCCAGTACTGGACCGTGCGGATGGGTATGCGCGGCCTGATCATGACCGACGCGTTCCAGGGCACCGTCGCCTATGTCTTCGCCGCGATCGTCTGCCTGGTCCTGCTGTCCGGTGCGGCCGGCGGCCCGATCAGCTTCGCCGTGCTGGGCGACGTCGCCGACGAGTTCCTCACCCTGCCCGGTGACGGCGGCTCTTACGGGCCGTTGTACATCTTTGCGCTGATCTTCACCGGTGTCATCGGATCACTGTGCTGGCCAACCAGTTTCCAGCGCATCTACACCGCTTCCAGCGTCCGTTCGGTGAAGTCCGGCACGCTGTGCACCGTGCTGATCTCCGGAGTGTTCTACACGCTGTTGATGCTGGTCGGCATCGCCGCCACCGTCATGCCCGACGTGCTCGACGCACCGCAGATGGGTTGGTTCACCATCATGAGTGACTACGGCGGCACCTGGCTGCTGGGCCTGGGCATCACCATCGTGTTCGCCGCCTCCATGGGCCACATCGACGGCAGCGTCCAGGTCTGCGGTCTGCAGATCGCCAACGACCTGGTGAACACCGAGAAGCGTCCGCTGTCGGACAAGCAGCTGACCCTGGTGGCCAAGTCCTCGATGATGGGCTTCATGGCGCTGGCCGGCGTGGTTGCCTTCTTCACCTTCAACATGGACCGGCTGCAGCTGCTGGCCCAGATCTCCTACCAGGGCATCGTCCAGTTGGCGGTTCCGCTGTTCTTCGGCATCTTCTGGAAGGGTGGCAACAAGCAGGGCGCTGTCGCGGGCATGGTCGCCGGCTTCCTGGTCGCCATGGTGCTCACGTGGATCTACCCCGACGACATCAGGGCGCTCGGCAGCCTCACCGGCGGTATCGTCGGAATCGTGGTGAACCTCGTGGTGTTCTTGGCCGCGGCATGGCTCATCAAGTCCGATGACGAGGAAAAGGCAAGGGTGGCAGCAATGTTCGACGTGGCACGTACCTCTGTCAAGGGTGCTCCGGCGGCTGCGACGCCGCTGGTGCAGGGAACCCCGTGA
- a CDS encoding M20 family metallo-hydrolase, whose product MSSADLSDHAFLQDFAELSAIGATPAGGVHREAATAADGLAREWLRDWLLRHGMSCLVDSVGNMYGCAEAVPGAPYVLIGSHLDSQPTSGRFDGAYGVLAAAYAAARLQADPPAGIRLNVAAVNWFNEEGSRFSPSLMGSGVYIGKFDADTVLDTAALDGTTVREALQAIGFHGQDTPPVAAAFAEIHIEQGRTLIDEGLDIGVVTRNWAAYKYVVTVTGEQSHTGATHMRYRKDALVGASKVVLAVRDVADEYNARFGEGALLSSVGQFTVEPNSPVVVPARVRLAADMRSLDAAVLEQAHTSLIARLAEIDEVTVTVESATLRLSKAYPDAGIALAGAAADELGLSWKELPTMAGHDSVNLTDVVPTVMLFVPSVEGISHNEHEYTTDAQMVAGVRMLTGIAGRMLTGVLEVGAPA is encoded by the coding sequence GTGAGTTCTGCTGACCTCAGCGACCACGCGTTCCTGCAGGATTTCGCAGAGCTGTCGGCCATCGGAGCCACACCCGCGGGCGGGGTACACCGGGAGGCGGCCACCGCCGCCGACGGCCTCGCCCGCGAGTGGCTGCGTGACTGGTTGCTTCGGCACGGGATGAGCTGCCTGGTGGATTCGGTGGGCAACATGTACGGCTGCGCCGAGGCGGTACCGGGCGCTCCGTACGTGCTGATCGGCTCGCATCTGGACAGCCAGCCGACCTCGGGACGCTTTGACGGCGCCTACGGCGTGCTGGCGGCGGCCTACGCCGCCGCCCGCCTGCAGGCCGATCCGCCCGCCGGGATCCGGCTGAACGTGGCTGCGGTGAACTGGTTCAACGAGGAGGGCTCGCGGTTCTCGCCGAGCCTGATGGGCAGCGGTGTCTACATCGGCAAGTTCGACGCCGATACCGTGCTGGACACCGCCGCCCTGGACGGCACCACGGTGCGGGAGGCGTTGCAGGCCATCGGTTTCCACGGCCAGGACACCCCACCGGTGGCCGCGGCGTTCGCCGAGATCCACATCGAGCAGGGTCGCACCCTGATCGACGAAGGACTGGACATCGGCGTCGTGACCCGCAACTGGGCGGCCTACAAGTACGTCGTCACCGTCACCGGCGAGCAGTCGCACACCGGCGCCACCCACATGCGCTACCGCAAGGACGCGCTGGTGGGTGCCAGCAAGGTGGTCCTGGCGGTACGCGACGTCGCCGACGAGTACAACGCCCGATTCGGCGAAGGAGCGCTACTGAGTTCGGTCGGGCAGTTCACCGTCGAACCCAACTCGCCGGTGGTGGTGCCCGCACGGGTCCGGCTGGCCGCCGATATGCGCTCGCTGGACGCCGCGGTACTGGAACAAGCTCACACCAGCCTGATCGCCAGACTGGCCGAGATCGACGAGGTGACGGTCACCGTGGAATCGGCGACCCTGCGGCTGTCCAAGGCCTATCCGGACGCCGGGATCGCCCTGGCCGGTGCGGCTGCCGACGAGCTGGGGCTGAGCTGGAAGGAGTTGCCCACCATGGCTGGCCATGACTCGGTGAACCTGACTGACGTGGTGCCGACGGTGATGCTGTTCGTGCCCAGCGTCGAGGGGATCTCCCACAACGAGCACGAATACACCACCGACGCACAGATGGTGGCGGGAGTTCGGATGCTCACCGGAATCGCCGGGCGCATGCTCACCGGTGTGCTGGAGGTGGGAGCACCGGCATGA
- a CDS encoding amidase: MIDTDISTLIAAYRSGEATPTAVLEDTLSRIDERNPAINALAYVDADAAAAAAAASTQRWAAGTPLSAMDGVPVTIKDSVNASGMPWRHGCAAFDDVPDSTVDAPPAARLKEAGAVILGKTTMPDFGMMAAGVSSLYGITRNPWDLTRSTGGSSSGAGASLAAGIGFGSVGTDIAGSVRLPAGHCGLVALKPTQGRIPHLAPSTMRSAGPMARTVDDAIALYDILSRPDVRDLWSLAPEDGATSTEPLSPSGLRIGVLTELNPGFAADTCVAAVVDAAAAALADGGAMVTTMAPVFDDDPYPALDRVFAVRAIAELESIPEDRRHLVHPAIRTWCASAAAYTAADFTRDSEAVAHSAETMRAACAEFDFVIAPVIPMVGFAADVCGGDESQPLAHCGFTAWSNQTAAPASALCFGFSGGMPVGIQVIGPRLADRAVLRLTKWLESRRGFDIEWPHPVTAQAGGTT; this comes from the coding sequence ATGATCGACACCGACATCTCGACTCTGATCGCCGCCTATCGCAGCGGCGAGGCCACGCCCACCGCGGTTCTCGAGGACACCCTGTCGCGCATCGATGAGCGGAATCCGGCCATCAACGCACTGGCCTACGTCGACGCCGACGCAGCGGCGGCAGCCGCGGCGGCCTCGACGCAGCGCTGGGCGGCGGGCACCCCGTTGTCTGCCATGGACGGCGTCCCGGTGACCATCAAAGACAGCGTCAACGCCAGCGGAATGCCGTGGCGGCACGGCTGTGCGGCCTTCGACGACGTGCCCGACTCGACCGTCGACGCCCCACCTGCCGCACGACTCAAAGAAGCCGGCGCGGTGATCCTCGGCAAGACCACCATGCCCGACTTCGGCATGATGGCCGCAGGCGTCAGCTCGCTCTACGGCATCACCCGGAACCCATGGGATCTGACCCGCAGCACCGGCGGCTCCAGTTCCGGCGCCGGCGCCAGCCTTGCGGCCGGAATCGGTTTCGGCTCCGTGGGCACGGACATCGCCGGCTCGGTCCGCCTGCCCGCCGGACACTGCGGGCTGGTGGCGCTCAAACCCACCCAGGGCCGGATCCCGCATCTGGCGCCGTCCACCATGCGCTCGGCAGGCCCGATGGCGCGCACCGTCGACGACGCGATCGCCCTGTACGACATCCTGAGCCGGCCCGACGTGCGCGACCTGTGGAGCCTGGCCCCCGAGGACGGTGCCACCTCGACAGAACCGTTGTCGCCATCGGGGCTGCGTATCGGAGTGCTGACCGAACTGAACCCCGGCTTCGCCGCCGATACCTGCGTGGCCGCCGTGGTGGATGCCGCGGCCGCTGCGCTGGCCGACGGCGGTGCCATGGTCACCACCATGGCACCGGTGTTCGACGACGACCCGTATCCCGCGTTGGACCGGGTGTTCGCCGTGCGTGCCATAGCCGAGTTGGAGTCCATCCCCGAAGATCGTCGCCACCTGGTACATCCGGCGATCCGCACCTGGTGTGCATCCGCGGCCGCCTACACCGCTGCCGACTTCACCCGCGACAGCGAAGCCGTCGCGCACTCGGCGGAGACCATGCGCGCCGCCTGCGCCGAGTTCGACTTCGTGATCGCACCCGTGATCCCGATGGTCGGTTTCGCCGCTGATGTTTGTGGCGGCGACGAGTCACAACCGTTGGCGCACTGCGGTTTCACCGCATGGTCCAACCAGACGGCGGCGCCCGCGTCGGCGTTGTGTTTCGGCTTCTCCGGCGGGATGCCGGTGGGGATCCAGGTGATCGGCCCGCGCCTGGCCGACCGCGCGGTGCTGCGGCTCACCAAATGGCTGGAAAGCAGGCGCGGTTTCGACATCGAGTGGCCGCACCCCGTCACCGCACAGGCAGGAGGCACCACGTGA
- a CDS encoding phosphotransferase — MSITARLSALGLSLDGTVTADSTSSMASPSWWGADSECLDVRSDSQSVFVKTMIGHAGAYTDVEHAFAAATAAGELGIGPKVLAADPATGTLVLENFVDTASTATLNRFDDPDALQKLIDVRAKVHTSTGITRTATVFDDIRTLTTLAQSQNVVLPKDFSWMLRLLDMAEKRILATGFDTVPAHGDGNVSNVLLVEDGRTLLVDWDVAAVMDPLQDIGVLLAEVRPFDSQARAAFEMAWGSYDQALFDRARVYGIVDMVRWGLIGAYADAARPGTLEYSKLSDWQFLRARAGLADGHFHDRLEGL, encoded by the coding sequence GTGAGCATCACCGCCCGGCTGAGCGCGCTCGGTCTGTCCCTCGACGGCACGGTCACCGCCGACTCCACCTCGTCGATGGCCAGCCCCAGCTGGTGGGGGGCGGACTCCGAATGCCTGGACGTCCGTTCGGATTCGCAGTCGGTGTTCGTCAAGACCATGATCGGCCATGCCGGCGCCTACACCGATGTCGAGCATGCGTTCGCCGCCGCCACCGCGGCAGGAGAGCTGGGTATCGGACCGAAGGTGCTTGCCGCCGATCCCGCCACGGGCACCCTGGTGCTGGAGAACTTCGTGGACACCGCCTCGACCGCCACCCTCAACCGGTTCGACGACCCTGACGCCTTGCAGAAGCTGATCGACGTCCGCGCCAAGGTACACACCAGCACCGGGATCACCAGGACGGCCACGGTGTTCGACGACATCAGGACACTCACGACGTTGGCGCAGTCACAGAATGTGGTTCTGCCCAAGGATTTCAGCTGGATGCTGCGGCTGCTCGACATGGCCGAGAAGCGGATCCTGGCCACCGGTTTCGACACCGTACCGGCCCACGGTGACGGCAATGTGTCCAATGTGCTGCTGGTCGAGGATGGCCGCACCTTGCTGGTCGACTGGGATGTCGCCGCGGTGATGGATCCGTTGCAGGACATCGGTGTGCTGCTGGCCGAGGTGCGTCCGTTCGACTCACAGGCCAGGGCCGCCTTCGAAATGGCGTGGGGTTCCTATGATCAGGCTCTGTTCGACCGGGCCCGGGTGTACGGCATCGTCGACATGGTGCGCTGGGGCCTGATCGGCGCTTACGCCGACGCGGCGCGGCCGGGCACACTGGAGTACTCCAAGCTGTCGGACTGGCAGTTCCTGCGCGCGCGTGCGGGTTTGGCCGACGGGCACTTCCACGACCGATTGGAGGGTCTGTGA
- a CDS encoding choline/ethanolamine kinase family protein yields the protein MTVTDERPDSAGDRTMGSARSAVERRVEDVLSQIERWQGRTLTYAPVLGGLMNSNWRITVEGLDTRYFLKIPGDGSDAFIDRTLANEATRRAGERGIGAEVVHFDSTTGVEVIEFLEGYRACTNGDFKRPEVPVEIIGIYRNLHDGGLLSGTKTMFDMIEEHLDQAREIGVNLPVDADLILGSTSRPRRHCWPADSTLLPATMIRCPVTSWWPTANPCGWWTTNSPPTTNAPTSWRC from the coding sequence GTGACCGTGACAGACGAACGCCCCGACAGCGCAGGCGACCGGACGATGGGCTCCGCCCGGTCGGCCGTCGAGCGCCGGGTGGAAGATGTGCTGAGCCAGATCGAACGCTGGCAGGGCCGCACCCTCACGTATGCCCCGGTGCTGGGCGGACTGATGAACAGCAACTGGCGCATCACCGTCGAGGGGCTGGACACCCGCTACTTTCTCAAGATCCCCGGTGACGGCAGTGACGCCTTCATCGACCGCACCCTGGCCAACGAGGCCACCCGCCGGGCCGGTGAGCGTGGAATCGGCGCCGAGGTGGTGCATTTCGACTCCACCACCGGAGTGGAGGTCATCGAGTTCCTGGAAGGTTACCGCGCCTGCACCAACGGTGACTTCAAACGGCCCGAGGTGCCGGTGGAGATCATCGGCATCTACCGCAACCTGCATGACGGCGGTCTGCTCAGCGGCACCAAGACCATGTTCGACATGATCGAAGAACACTTGGACCAGGCCCGTGAGATCGGCGTGAATCTGCCCGTGGACGCGGACCTGATCCTGGGGAGTACCAGCAGGCCAAGGCGGCATTGCTGGCCAGCGGACTCGACCTTGTTGCCTGCCACAATGATCCGATGCCCGGTAACTTCTTGGTGGCCGACGGCAAACCCATGCGGATGGTGGACTACGAATTCGCCTCCAACAACGAACGCGCCTACGAGCTGGCGCTGTTGA
- a CDS encoding phosphotransferase family protein: MPGNFLVADGKPMRMVDYEFASNNERAYELALLIVEMFYTEEQALELIEQFYGNTDFATQARVQVCCALADTKWGLWAVVNQQLNTTWDFDYHKYGLWKLMRARMKMSDPRWAYWLTAI; the protein is encoded by the coding sequence ATGCCCGGTAACTTCTTGGTGGCCGACGGCAAACCCATGCGGATGGTGGACTACGAATTCGCCTCCAACAACGAACGCGCCTACGAGCTGGCGCTGTTGATCGTGGAGATGTTCTACACCGAGGAGCAGGCGCTCGAACTCATCGAGCAGTTCTACGGCAACACCGATTTCGCCACCCAGGCGCGCGTCCAGGTGTGCTGCGCGCTCGCCGACACCAAGTGGGGTCTATGGGCGGTGGTCAACCAGCAGCTCAACACCACATGGGATTTCGACTACCACAAGTACGGGCTGTGGAAGCTGATGCGGGCGCGGATGAAGATGTCAGACCCGCGGTGGGCCTACTGGCTGACCGCCATCTAG
- a CDS encoding mechanosensitive ion channel family protein — MDVSFLAFEWTDTSRHWLIEVPIRIVAYIAVALVIRLVLQRMIDRATTARAHKDTAADGSETKPGRTPPLVRKLRDRVPSTSTSEQVILRRQQRAQTIGSVLKSTVSIVLLVWVVLAVLNVLGVNIAPFIASAGVVGLAIGFGAQNLVRDFVTGVFMLLEDQYGVGDTVDLGDAVGEVESVGLRVTTVRDIDGTLWYVRNGEIARVGNMSQEYAVARIEVPVALTADLDRAQEVAVQAAEEAVAEPSVAAKVIGEPQMLGVQELSPDLVTLRMTVKVRPNAQWAVKRKLRRAILRAYDQHGIDLPYPTGRAAAIGE, encoded by the coding sequence ATGGATGTTTCGTTTCTGGCTTTCGAATGGACGGACACCAGTCGGCACTGGCTCATCGAGGTCCCGATCAGGATCGTCGCCTACATCGCAGTGGCCCTGGTCATCCGGCTTGTCCTGCAACGCATGATCGACCGGGCCACCACAGCCCGGGCTCATAAGGACACCGCCGCCGACGGCTCTGAAACCAAGCCGGGCCGGACACCTCCGCTGGTCCGCAAGCTGCGGGATCGGGTGCCCAGTACGTCCACCAGCGAGCAGGTGATCCTGCGGCGCCAACAGCGCGCTCAAACCATCGGCTCGGTGCTGAAATCCACCGTGTCGATCGTGTTGCTGGTGTGGGTGGTGCTGGCTGTCCTCAACGTGCTCGGGGTCAACATCGCACCGTTCATCGCCTCGGCCGGTGTGGTTGGCCTTGCCATCGGCTTCGGCGCACAGAACCTGGTGCGCGACTTCGTGACCGGCGTGTTCATGCTGCTCGAGGACCAGTACGGCGTTGGTGACACCGTCGATCTCGGCGACGCGGTGGGCGAGGTCGAGAGTGTCGGATTGCGGGTCACCACGGTCCGCGACATCGACGGCACGCTCTGGTACGTCCGCAACGGCGAGATCGCCCGGGTGGGCAACATGAGCCAGGAGTACGCCGTCGCCCGGATCGAGGTGCCCGTGGCGCTGACGGCTGATCTGGACCGCGCCCAGGAGGTCGCGGTCCAGGCGGCCGAGGAAGCCGTCGCCGAGCCGTCAGTGGCCGCCAAGGTGATCGGCGAACCCCAGATGCTGGGGGTGCAGGAGCTGTCGCCCGACCTGGTGACGCTGCGGATGACGGTGAAGGTGCGGCCCAACGCGCAGTGGGCGGTCAAGCGCAAGCTCAGGCGGGCGATTCTGCGTGCCTACGATCAGCACGGCATCGACCTGCCGTACCCGACGGGACGAGCAGCCGCCATCGGCGAATAG
- a CDS encoding quinone-dependent dihydroorotate dehydrogenase, producing MFVLPPERIHTIAFAALRGVTAPAPLRRRLRHALAPADPVLASTVFGVHFPGPLGLAAGFDKDGHGLTTWGALGFGYAEVGTVTAAAQPGNPRPRLFRLPADRALLNRMGFNNHGAAALATQLVRRRADVPIGVNIGKTKVTPAAQADEDYRTSARLLSPLADYLVVNVSSPNTPGLRDLQAVSALRPILAGVLQEAGNTPVLVKIAPDLADSDVDEVADLAVELGLAGIVATNTTISRAGLHTPGAADLGAGGVSGAPVARRSLEVLRRLHARVGDRLVLISVGGIETADDAWERITAGASLLQGYTGFIYGGGMWAKHIHDGLASRLHAGGFASLSDAVGSGAG from the coding sequence ATGTTCGTACTGCCACCCGAGCGCATCCACACCATCGCTTTCGCCGCCTTGCGCGGTGTCACCGCCCCCGCCCCGCTGCGACGACGTCTGCGCCATGCGCTGGCCCCAGCGGATCCGGTGCTGGCCAGCACGGTGTTCGGAGTGCATTTCCCGGGCCCGCTCGGCCTGGCAGCCGGCTTCGACAAGGACGGCCACGGCCTGACCACCTGGGGTGCGCTGGGATTCGGCTACGCCGAGGTCGGCACCGTCACCGCCGCAGCACAGCCGGGCAACCCGCGACCGCGACTGTTCCGGTTGCCTGCCGACCGCGCGCTGCTCAACCGCATGGGCTTCAACAATCACGGAGCAGCGGCATTGGCCACCCAACTGGTCCGCCGCCGCGCCGACGTGCCCATCGGCGTCAACATCGGCAAGACCAAGGTCACCCCGGCAGCACAAGCAGACGAGGACTACCGCACCAGCGCCCGCCTGTTGTCGCCGCTGGCCGATTACCTGGTGGTCAACGTCAGCTCACCCAACACCCCGGGCCTGCGCGACCTGCAGGCCGTGTCCGCGCTGCGGCCCATCCTCGCCGGTGTCCTCCAGGAGGCCGGCAACACCCCGGTGCTGGTGAAGATCGCGCCGGACCTGGCCGACAGTGACGTCGACGAGGTGGCCGATCTGGCCGTCGAACTCGGGCTCGCGGGCATCGTGGCGACCAACACGACGATCTCGCGTGCCGGCCTGCACACCCCGGGGGCGGCCGACCTCGGCGCAGGCGGCGTGTCAGGGGCCCCGGTGGCGCGACGGTCGCTGGAGGTGCTGCGACGACTGCACGCCCGGGTCGGCGACCGCCTGGTGCTGATCAGCGTCGGCGGCATCGAGACCGCCGACGACGCCTGGGAACGGATCACCGCCGGCGCCTCACTGCTGCAGGGGTACACCGGCTTTATTTACGGTGGCGGCATGTGGGCCAAGCACATTCACGACGGCCTGGCGTCCCGGCTGCATGCGGGGGGTTTTGCCTCGCTGTCCGACGCGGTGGGGTCCGGCGCCGGGTAA
- a CDS encoding DUF5703 family protein, which translates to MTAARRGRMPVGWDMDLSDDYEWVPLRLPPDVTRLTASTRLSIEAEYRGWELTKVRLYTDGTRRVLLRRKKSRVQNPNADELPEL; encoded by the coding sequence GTGACAGCTGCGCGGCGCGGCCGGATGCCGGTGGGCTGGGATATGGACCTGTCCGACGACTACGAGTGGGTGCCACTGCGCCTGCCACCGGACGTCACCCGACTCACCGCGTCCACCCGATTGTCGATCGAGGCCGAGTACCGCGGCTGGGAGCTGACCAAGGTTCGGCTCTACACCGATGGCACCCGGCGGGTGTTGCTGCGACGCAAGAAGTCTCGTGTGCAGAATCCCAACGCCGACGAATTGCCGGAGCTGTAG